A stretch of Vibrio sp. B1FLJ16 DNA encodes these proteins:
- a CDS encoding 4Fe-4S dicluster domain-containing protein: protein MTKTYELDSLDELRLHLLQSRALYQIVANSEQDSGDYYWQQVLAHDLPVVINKMPTHSAKGFFFTEREPLYVFDGEVFKETLPNVEPFVLFGVQSCDLVAIHYQDEFFDQDPYYQARRKQALLVGMDCTAPCENGFCPTVNAGPSVRDETADLALHPLDGQRWLLVVLTKLGEESLQGFDLKLASTHDKSQRWENIAHCEQLFPDDRYLIEGIEKISEGRVPEEFWQQVGIQCLGCSGCTTLCPTCSCFGTRSVSNDSNAEKSGTSQVRFWDSCLYEGFQREASFHNPSKEAGQRVERFWYHKFGMDFVPEFGRYGCVGCGRCEQTCPGVIGVHSLMKRIIDDV, encoded by the coding sequence ATGACTAAGACTTACGAGTTAGATTCATTAGATGAGCTCAGGTTGCACTTGCTGCAGAGTAGGGCGCTGTACCAGATCGTTGCTAATAGTGAGCAAGATTCAGGTGATTACTATTGGCAGCAAGTACTCGCGCATGACCTGCCGGTAGTCATAAATAAAATGCCAACTCATTCTGCCAAAGGTTTCTTTTTTACTGAACGAGAGCCACTGTATGTATTTGATGGTGAGGTGTTTAAAGAGACGTTACCCAATGTAGAGCCTTTCGTTTTGTTTGGCGTGCAAAGTTGCGATTTGGTGGCAATTCATTATCAGGACGAGTTTTTTGACCAAGACCCGTATTATCAGGCGCGCCGAAAACAAGCTTTACTGGTCGGTATGGATTGCACAGCGCCGTGTGAAAATGGTTTTTGCCCAACAGTAAACGCGGGCCCGAGTGTACGTGATGAAACCGCAGATTTAGCCCTTCACCCGCTTGATGGGCAACGATGGCTGTTAGTTGTGCTTACAAAACTAGGCGAAGAGTCTCTGCAAGGCTTTGATTTGAAATTGGCGTCGACTCACGACAAGAGTCAGCGTTGGGAGAACATCGCACACTGTGAGCAGCTTTTTCCTGATGATCGTTACCTTATTGAAGGAATAGAGAAGATCAGTGAGGGAAGAGTACCAGAGGAGTTCTGGCAACAAGTGGGAATTCAGTGTTTGGGTTGTTCCGGATGTACAACACTGTGCCCGACATGTTCCTGTTTTGGAACCCGTTCTGTTTCGAATGATAGCAACGCTGAAAAATCAGGAACTTCTCAGGTCAGATTCTGGGACTCTTGTTTGTATGAAGGCTTTCAGCGCGAAGCGAGTTTTCATAATCCGTCTAAGGAAGCGGGCCAGCGGGTAGAGCGCTTTTGGTATCACAAATTCGGTATGGACTTTGTACCTGAATTTGGCCGCTATGGCTGTGTGGGTTGTGGTCGCTGTGAGCAGACGTGTCCCGGAGTCATTGGTGTACATTCATTAATGAAAAGGATTATCGATGATGTTTAG
- a CDS encoding oxidoreductase, translating into MMFSLTPDSIEIIDFYDDGEDTRHYYFRLSDLNSNWARAKSGQFFMLCVPGVGEAPFTFTKLPDELGNFRALVRKVGSVTEALFTKDRGEILGARGPYGHGWQIDDLADRKILVIGGGCGLAPLVSVVEQLIEQQNFAQLEVVYAARSKRTLLLSPERDHWKHCIPIFNVVEDLTGLDEQEYYVGTAISILPTVLQSFGEQPDCVLLAGPEAMMGVVSEYLVSYGIDAKDIYLSVERRMHCAVGLCGHCYLNNHYVCTHGPTLRWAEVSESLTV; encoded by the coding sequence ATGATGTTTAGCCTAACTCCGGACAGTATCGAGATTATTGACTTTTATGATGATGGCGAAGACACCAGACATTACTATTTTCGCTTATCGGATCTTAACTCGAACTGGGCAAGAGCCAAGAGCGGACAGTTTTTTATGCTGTGCGTACCGGGCGTTGGTGAAGCGCCATTTACCTTTACTAAGCTGCCTGATGAGTTAGGTAACTTTCGCGCTTTGGTTCGTAAAGTGGGTTCGGTTACGGAGGCTCTGTTTACTAAAGACAGAGGCGAGATACTTGGTGCTCGCGGGCCTTATGGACACGGCTGGCAAATCGACGATTTGGCGGACAGAAAGATCCTGGTAATTGGAGGAGGGTGTGGATTGGCACCGTTAGTGAGCGTTGTTGAGCAACTTATCGAGCAGCAAAATTTTGCTCAACTGGAAGTGGTGTATGCAGCGCGTAGCAAACGAACCTTGTTGCTCTCACCTGAAAGAGATCACTGGAAACACTGCATTCCGATATTCAACGTAGTGGAAGATCTCACCGGGTTGGATGAGCAGGAATACTATGTCGGTACGGCAATCAGCATTTTACCGACCGTTTTGCAGTCATTTGGTGAACAGCCAGACTGTGTATTGCTAGCAGGGCCAGAAGCCATGATGGGAGTCGTGAGTGAATATCTGGTCTCATACGGTATTGATGCAAAAGACATCTATCTTTCTGTAGAGAGAAGGATGCATTGTGCGGTGGGCTTGTGCGGACATTGTTACCTGAACAATCACTATGTTTGCACCCACGGCCCAACATTACGCTGGGCCGAAGTGAGTGAATCACTTACTGTATAA